From Magnolia sinica isolate HGM2019 chromosome 13, MsV1, whole genome shotgun sequence, one genomic window encodes:
- the LOC131223412 gene encoding multiprotein-bridging factor 1c, which produces MPSRFPGAMTQDWDPVVLHKHKPKSNDLRDPKAVNHALRTGGSVQTLKKADAGSNKKPAVVVNARKLDEETEPGSLNRVSTEVRQAIQKARLGKKMSQAELAKLINERPQVVQDYESGKAVPNQMVLAKMEKVLEVKLRGKMK; this is translated from the coding sequence aTGCCGAGCCGATTTCCAGGCGCCATGACCCAGGACTGGGACCCCGTCGTCCTGCACAAGCACAAACCCAAGAGCAACGATCTCCGCGACCCGAAAGCCGTGAACCATGCTCTCCGGACCGGCGGTTCAGTCCAGACATTGAAGAAAGCCGACGCCGGTTCGAACAAGAAACCGGCAGTGGTGGTGAACGCGAGGAAGCTGGACGAGGAGACGGAGCCCGGTTCGCTGAACCGCGTGTCCACGGAAGTGAGGCAGGCGATACAGAAAGCGAGGTTGGGGAAGAAGATGAGCCAAGCAGAGCTGGCGAAGCTGATAAATGAGAGGCCGCAAGTGGTGCAGGACTACGAGAGCGGGAAGGCCGTACCGAATCAGATGGTCCTCGCGAAGATGGAGAAGGTTCTGGAAGTCAAGCTGAGAGGGAAGATGAAGTAG